One Setaria viridis chromosome 3, Setaria_viridis_v4.0, whole genome shotgun sequence DNA window includes the following coding sequences:
- the LOC117849994 gene encoding transcription factor SRM1 → MAVEEASSSGGGGDGEEGSGAWTREQEKAFENAVATMAEDGDDGDARWEKLAEAVEGKTADEVRRHYEFLVEDVEGIDSGRVPLPTYAADGGAEEGGTGGGGGGGKKGSGGGGGHGEKGSAKSVEQERRKGIAWTEDEHRLFLLGLEKYGKGDWRSISRNFVISRTPTQVASHAQKYFIRLNSINRERRRSSIHDITSVNNGDASAVQGPITGQTNGQAANPGKPSKQSPQPANAPPGVDAYGTTIGQPVGGPLVSAVGTPVTLPVPAPPHMAYGMHTPVPGAVVPGAPVNIAPMPYPMPPPSSHG, encoded by the exons ATGGCCGTGGAGGaggcgagcagcagcggcggcggcggcgacggcgaggaggggtCCGGGGCGTGGACCCGCGAGCAGGAGAAGGCGTTCGAGAACGCGGTCGCCACGATGGCGGAGGACGGGGACGACGGGGACGCGCGGTGGGAGAAGTTAGCGGAGGCCGTCGAGGGGAAGACGGCGGACGAGGTCAGGCGGCACTACGAGTTTCTGGTGGAGGACGTCGAGGGCATCGACTCGGGACGCGTGCCGCTCCCGACCTACGCGGctgacggcggcgccgaggaagggggcaccggcggcggcggtggcggagggaaGAAGGGGTCCGGGGGAGGAGGGGGTCACGGGGAGAAGGGGTCGGCGAAGTCGGTCGAGCAGGAGCGCAGGAAGGGGATCGCCTGGACAGAAGATGAGCACAG ATTGTTTCTTCTTGGACTTGAAAAGTATGGCAAAGGTGACTGGCGGAGCATCTCACGGAACTTTGTGATCTCAAGGACGCCTACTCAAGTAGCTAGTCATGCACAGAAGTATTTTATCCGCCTGAACTCAATAAACAGAGAGAGGCGGCGATCAAGTATACATGACATCACCAGCGTGAATAATGGAGATGCATCAGCTGTTCAGGGTCCAATCACGGGTCAAACAAATGGGCAGGCTGCAAATCCTGGGAAGCCCTCTAAGCAATCTCCACAGCCGGCAAATGCACCTCCAGGTGTTGATGCTTATGGAACAACAATTGGACAACCAGTTGGTGGGCCCCTTGTCTCGGCGGTTGGGACTCCTGTTACGCTTCCTGTTCCTGCTCCACCTCATATGGCCTACGGCATGCACACCCCAGTTCCAGGAGCTGTAGTACCTGGAGCCCCAGTAAACATTGCTCCAATGCCATATCCAATGCCACCCCCATCGTCTCATGGGTGA